One stretch of Periplaneta americana isolate PAMFEO1 chromosome 1, P.americana_PAMFEO1_priV1, whole genome shotgun sequence DNA includes these proteins:
- the LOC138709604 gene encoding uncharacterized protein, which yields MNYQLCFVVCINIIITYCFFATDLSAGERILARKRRYITFPEGSTFHVTLSLTKGLMWDVPTYNRPPWNSILEFDLIFSLPNTTKKLPFYKHSYLNALQPTHEEIKKRERRDVYEKIEALFDAQGEDGRICILRMLCDAKELLKPGKSLIEDLMYIIFTLPSGYEEQDVGTEGHLLATGQEACQSWKTGCSHSLLQLMLS from the exons ATGAATTATCAGTTATGTTTTGTAGTGTGTATCAATATTATCATCACCTACTGTTTCTTCGCTACAGATTTATCTGCAGGTGAAAGAATATTAGCTAGAAAAAGGAGATATATAACATTCCCTGAAGGAAGCACATTTCAC gtgacTTTATCCCTTACTAAGGGACTCATGTGGGATGTACCGACATACAACCGTCCGCCATGGAACTCAATCTTAGAGTTCGACTTAATTTTCAGTCTTCCCAACACAACAAAGAAGTTGCCTTTCTATAAGCACTCCTATTTGAATGCACTTCAACCCACGCATGAGGAAATCAAGAAGAGAGAACGGAGAGATGTTTACGAGAAGATTGAGGCACTGTTTGATGC GCAAGGTGAAGATGGTCGGATTTGCATTCTGCGCATGTTATGCGATGCAAAGGAACTTCTGAAACCTGGAAAATCGCTGATAGAGGATCTTATGTATATAATATTCAC gCTTCCAAGCGGATACGAAGAGCAGGATGTTGGGACAGAAGGTCATTTACTGGCAACCGGCCAGGAAGCCTGCCAGTCCTGGAAAACGGGATGCAGCCACTCTCTTCTGCAGCTCATGCTATCCTGA